Proteins encoded within one genomic window of Litorilinea aerophila:
- a CDS encoding TlpA family protein disulfide reductase, whose protein sequence is MTLRSGTQIPNWPFTSPTGETVAMEDFRHRCNLVVALLGAADQPTVAPMLDALAARAGDLAFEDATALAVVQGSAGTAAALAGRVPAEAADRLLVVADTAGLLQDEPPTLYVVDRYGQIYAVQPLPTGPVDAETAAHAVEEAVGWLRFVNLQCPECGVPEWPTA, encoded by the coding sequence ATGACCCTCAGAAGCGGCACGCAGATACCCAACTGGCCATTCACATCCCCTACAGGCGAGACAGTCGCCATGGAGGATTTCCGCCACCGGTGCAACCTGGTGGTCGCGCTGCTGGGTGCGGCCGACCAGCCGACGGTGGCCCCCATGTTGGACGCGCTGGCCGCCCGGGCCGGGGACCTGGCCTTCGAAGACGCCACCGCGCTGGCCGTGGTGCAGGGCTCCGCCGGCACAGCCGCCGCCCTCGCTGGCCGGGTGCCGGCAGAGGCGGCAGACCGGCTCCTGGTGGTGGCCGACACAGCCGGCCTGCTCCAGGACGAGCCCCCCACCCTCTACGTGGTGGACCGCTACGGCCAGATCTACGCGGTCCAGCCGCTGCCAACCGGCCCTGTGGATGCCGAGACAGCCGCCCACGCGGTGGAAGAGGCCGTGGGATGGCTGCGCTTCGTCAACCTCCAGTGCCCTGAATGCGGCGTGCCGGAGTGGCCGACAGCCTGA
- a CDS encoding flavodoxin, with protein sequence MAATIGLFYGSTEGATAAAAEMIKEAIEATGLATVEIHDVGYTDLKAMEQYDYLILGVSTWDIGQLQADWARKLPEMDQLDLTGKKVALFGLGDQYGYPDSYVDAMDALGEKVIQRGGELVGFRLVDESYEFEYSRAVIDGVFIGLALDEDNQSDLSRERIQEWVQTVLEEFGLAEPVAVA encoded by the coding sequence ATGGCCGCAACCATTGGACTCTTCTACGGTAGTACCGAGGGAGCCACGGCCGCCGCGGCAGAAATGATCAAAGAGGCCATCGAGGCCACCGGCCTGGCCACGGTGGAGATCCACGATGTGGGCTACACCGACTTGAAAGCCATGGAACAGTACGACTATCTCATCCTGGGCGTCTCCACCTGGGACATCGGCCAGCTCCAGGCCGACTGGGCGAGAAAGTTGCCCGAGATGGATCAGCTGGATCTTACCGGCAAAAAGGTGGCCCTCTTCGGCCTGGGCGATCAATACGGCTACCCAGATAGTTACGTGGACGCCATGGATGCCCTGGGCGAAAAGGTCATCCAGCGGGGCGGCGAGCTGGTGGGCTTCCGGCTGGTGGACGAAAGCTACGAATTCGAGTATTCCCGGGCCGTCATCGACGGCGTCTTCATCGGCCTGGCCCTGGACGAGGACAACCAGAGTGACTTGAGCCGGGAACGGATCCAGGAGTGGGTGCAGACGGTGCTGGAGGAGTTTGGACTGGCCGAGCCTGTGGCCGTGGCGTGA
- a CDS encoding amylosucrase encodes MDPMDRQTVAREAQRTLERLWPRLSQAFADQDPTLWDEFAGRLRTHFPALFERLVALYGHHYDFFYHLEQLLVEAGQAWFTRDPALRALDRQRQADPRWFQSEKMLGAVYYVDLFAGDLQGLRKKIPYLQELGVTYLHLMPLFQAPQPENDGGYAISDYRQVDPRLGTMADLQALATELRAANISLCLDFVFNHTSDEHPWALRAQAGDPEFQAFYFIFPDRTLPDQYERHLREIFPDEHPGAFTYRPEMNAWVWTTFHTYQWDLNYSNPQVFRAMAGEMLFLANVGTEILRLDALAFTWKELGTSCENLPKAHTLIQAFSILARIAAPSLLFKSEAIVHPDEVVKYIRPDECQLSYNPLLMALLWNSLATREVRLLRHAMSYRFRIPDECAWVNYVRCHDDIGWTFDDGDAAALGINGYDHRRFLNAFYTGRFPGSFARGLPFQENPRTGDARISGTLASLAGLERALHLGDPAEIDLAIRRILLLHAVILAIGGIPLIYLGDEIGLLNDYRFREDPAKADDTRWVHRPAMDWEKAERRRDPNTVEGRIYQGLQKLVQVRKATPALAGHAMEVVDMGNDHVFAFVRANEHGRLLAIHNFTENPQPLPSNGIRLHGLGYHFRDLVTGLPLELATDGELTLEPYQILWLVPQADGESAS; translated from the coding sequence ATGGATCCGATGGACCGCCAGACTGTGGCCCGGGAAGCGCAGCGAACCCTGGAACGCCTGTGGCCCCGGCTCTCCCAGGCCTTTGCCGACCAGGACCCGACCCTGTGGGACGAGTTCGCCGGCCGCCTGCGGACGCACTTCCCCGCCCTCTTCGAGCGGCTGGTCGCCCTGTACGGTCACCACTACGACTTTTTCTACCACCTGGAACAGCTCCTGGTGGAGGCGGGCCAGGCCTGGTTCACCCGGGACCCGGCCCTGCGGGCCCTGGACCGGCAGCGCCAGGCCGATCCCCGCTGGTTTCAGTCGGAAAAGATGCTGGGCGCGGTCTACTACGTGGACCTTTTCGCCGGCGACCTGCAGGGGCTGCGGAAGAAGATCCCCTACCTCCAGGAGCTGGGCGTCACTTACCTCCACCTGATGCCCCTCTTCCAGGCGCCCCAGCCGGAAAACGACGGCGGCTACGCCATCAGCGACTATCGCCAGGTGGATCCCCGCCTGGGGACCATGGCGGACCTGCAGGCCCTGGCGACAGAGCTGCGAGCGGCCAACATCAGCCTCTGTCTGGACTTCGTCTTCAACCACACGTCCGACGAACACCCCTGGGCCCTGCGCGCCCAGGCTGGAGATCCCGAGTTCCAGGCCTTCTACTTCATCTTCCCCGACCGCACCCTGCCCGACCAGTATGAGCGCCACCTGCGGGAGATCTTCCCAGACGAACACCCCGGCGCCTTCACCTATCGGCCCGAGATGAACGCCTGGGTATGGACCACCTTCCACACCTACCAGTGGGATCTGAACTACAGCAATCCCCAGGTCTTCCGGGCCATGGCCGGTGAAATGCTCTTCCTGGCCAATGTGGGCACGGAGATCCTCCGCCTGGACGCCCTGGCCTTCACCTGGAAGGAACTGGGCACCTCCTGTGAGAACCTGCCCAAGGCCCACACCCTGATCCAGGCCTTCAGCATCCTGGCCCGCATCGCCGCGCCTTCCCTCCTCTTCAAGTCCGAAGCCATCGTCCACCCCGACGAGGTGGTGAAGTACATCCGGCCGGACGAATGCCAGCTCTCCTACAACCCCTTGCTCATGGCCCTGCTCTGGAACAGCCTGGCCACCCGGGAGGTGCGCCTGCTCCGCCACGCCATGAGCTACCGCTTCCGCATCCCGGACGAGTGCGCCTGGGTCAACTACGTGCGCTGCCATGACGACATCGGCTGGACCTTTGACGACGGCGACGCGGCTGCCCTGGGCATCAACGGCTACGACCACCGGCGTTTCCTCAACGCCTTTTACACCGGACGCTTCCCCGGCAGCTTCGCCCGGGGGCTCCCCTTCCAGGAGAACCCCCGCACCGGCGACGCGCGCATCTCCGGCACCCTGGCCTCCCTGGCCGGCCTGGAACGGGCGCTCCACCTGGGCGACCCGGCGGAGATCGACCTGGCCATCCGCCGCATCCTGCTGCTCCACGCGGTGATCCTGGCCATCGGCGGCATCCCGCTGATCTACCTGGGCGATGAGATCGGGCTCCTCAACGACTACCGCTTTCGGGAAGACCCGGCCAAAGCCGACGACACCCGATGGGTCCATCGGCCGGCCATGGACTGGGAGAAAGCGGAGCGGCGCCGGGATCCGAACACGGTGGAGGGGCGAATCTACCAGGGGCTCCAGAAGCTGGTTCAGGTGCGTAAGGCCACCCCTGCCCTGGCCGGCCACGCCATGGAGGTGGTGGATATGGGCAACGACCACGTCTTCGCCTTCGTGCGGGCCAACGAGCATGGGCGCCTGCTGGCCATCCACAACTTCACGGAAAATCCCCAGCCACTTCCCAGCAACGGGATCCGTCTCCACGGCCTGGGCTACCACTTCCGGGATCTGGTCACGGGCCTTCCTCTGGAGCTGGCCACGGACGGCGAGCTGACCCTGGAGCCGTACCAGATCCTCTGGCTGGTCCCCCAGGCAGACGGCGAATCGGCTTCATAG